Proteins encoded together in one Prosthecobacter debontii window:
- a CDS encoding cell division protein FtsQ/DivIB translates to MVTPKNASAAASKPKRPAKKRRVQAAVTTVEVCLNVDSPKIREMEKKAAQRRGFKWALGLIIIICFLALLKVTVQEAILKNPQFALRDVAVQTTGPLTVEKIVRATQLTQGENLLTINMRALHTRLRQLPPVKDVSIERDFDAGLMTLRISQRLPVAWLDCAKLGMIAGRPEVGYLLDHDAVPFPCDVVSEALAGLPVIRYPGLAQKTAGVALQDLQLTAALTLLKELESRFENGQPQVRIIEIQTPYSMVASFTDKSEITFGVDDLDVQLARLDRVRIEARQRGWEIESLNLLARQNVPITFRQPPDLAGLQPEPTVPVSLPKTPSVR, encoded by the coding sequence ATGGTCACTCCCAAAAATGCTTCTGCTGCGGCTTCGAAGCCGAAACGCCCTGCTAAAAAGCGGCGGGTTCAGGCTGCTGTGACGACCGTGGAAGTGTGCTTGAATGTGGACTCCCCCAAGATCCGCGAGATGGAAAAAAAAGCCGCCCAGCGTCGTGGTTTTAAATGGGCTTTGGGGCTGATCATCATCATCTGCTTTTTAGCTTTGCTGAAAGTGACGGTGCAGGAGGCCATTCTGAAAAATCCCCAGTTTGCTTTGCGGGATGTGGCAGTTCAGACCACCGGTCCTTTGACCGTCGAAAAGATCGTCCGAGCCACCCAACTGACTCAGGGAGAAAATCTGCTGACGATCAACATGCGAGCCCTGCACACGCGGCTGCGCCAGCTTCCTCCGGTGAAGGACGTGTCGATCGAGCGGGATTTTGATGCGGGTCTGATGACCCTTCGCATCAGCCAACGCCTACCTGTCGCTTGGCTGGATTGTGCCAAGCTGGGCATGATCGCAGGTAGGCCAGAGGTGGGTTATCTGTTGGATCATGATGCGGTGCCTTTTCCGTGTGATGTGGTCTCCGAGGCGCTCGCCGGTCTTCCGGTGATTCGTTACCCAGGACTAGCCCAGAAAACGGCCGGGGTGGCGCTTCAGGATTTGCAACTGACAGCCGCACTGACGCTGTTGAAGGAACTCGAATCCCGCTTTGAAAACGGTCAGCCCCAGGTTCGCATCATCGAGATTCAGACGCCGTATTCCATGGTGGCATCCTTCACGGACAAATCAGAAATCACTTTCGGCGTGGATGATTTGGATGTGCAACTCGCCCGCTTGGATCGTGTGAGGATCGAAGCTCGGCAGCGTGGCTGGGAGATCGAAAGCTTGAATCTTCTCGCCCGTCAAAACGTCCCAATCACTTTTCGCCAACCCCCGGACCTCGCTGGCCTTCAGCCCGAGCCGACCGTGCCCGTTTCCCTCCCCAAAACCCCCTCTGTTCGTTGA
- a CDS encoding D-alanine--D-alanine ligase, producing MLDITGKKIAVLFGGPGNEREVSKKTAESVVAALKTKGAEVVEVDVHGPDFVVPEGVFIAMNLIHGTFGEDGQIQAILEERGIPYTGAGVQSSRIAFDKALSKEKFIAAGVPTPRSQNYKLDGSEPLSITIPLVSKPPREGSSVGVNICRTGEEWAKGIEEALKYGTTTLVEEFIDGKELTVGVLGDQVLPIIHIEPVEGFYDINNKYPWMTGTGKTLYHCPAELDEATTKRVQDAALAAFQSCGTEVYGRVDVMLRNDGEPFVLEINTIPGMTSSSLLPKAAAAVGIDFPDLCVRIIELSLAARP from the coding sequence ATGCTCGACATCACAGGCAAGAAAATCGCCGTCCTTTTTGGCGGTCCGGGTAATGAACGCGAAGTGTCTAAAAAGACGGCGGAAAGCGTCGTCGCGGCTCTGAAAACGAAAGGAGCGGAGGTGGTGGAGGTGGATGTTCACGGGCCTGATTTCGTCGTGCCTGAGGGTGTCTTCATCGCCATGAACCTCATTCACGGCACCTTTGGTGAAGACGGACAGATTCAGGCGATTTTGGAAGAGCGCGGTATCCCCTATACCGGAGCTGGTGTGCAGAGCAGCCGCATTGCTTTCGACAAAGCTTTGAGCAAAGAGAAATTCATCGCCGCAGGGGTGCCTACGCCGCGCTCGCAGAACTACAAACTCGACGGCAGTGAGCCTCTGAGCATCACCATTCCTCTCGTTTCCAAGCCGCCTCGTGAAGGATCAAGCGTGGGCGTAAACATCTGCCGCACGGGAGAAGAGTGGGCCAAGGGGATCGAAGAAGCGCTTAAGTACGGAACGACCACGTTGGTGGAGGAATTCATCGACGGAAAGGAACTGACGGTGGGCGTTTTGGGCGATCAAGTCCTGCCGATCATTCACATCGAGCCCGTCGAGGGCTTTTACGATATCAACAACAAGTATCCATGGATGACGGGCACGGGCAAAACGCTCTACCATTGTCCGGCTGAACTGGATGAGGCCACCACCAAGCGGGTGCAGGATGCAGCACTTGCAGCTTTCCAGTCCTGCGGCACCGAGGTTTATGGCCGTGTGGATGTGATGCTGAGAAACGACGGCGAACCCTTCGTTTTGGAGATCAATACGATTCCAGGCATGACGAGTAGCAGTCTCTTGCCCAAAGCAGCGGCGGCGGTGGGCATCGATTTCCCAGACCTGTGTGTGCGCATCATTGAGTTGTCTCTGGCGGCTCGCCCCTAA
- a CDS encoding M20 metallopeptidase family protein, whose amino-acid sequence MSLKILPLLVMGLATSVWADEVRDALFAQSVEEMFPKLVETRRDIHSHPELSNEEHRTAALVADRLRALGLDVQTGVAKHGVVALLKGGQEGKCVAVRADMDALPIKELRAVPYRSQNPGVMHACGHDVHTTVALGVAELLAKHRDQIKGSVKFLFQPAEEAMPNTYKKDWGAKLMVAEGAMDNPRPDAVFGLHCSTSVSPVGLIDDQTHYLQAGQLAYTIGPDNANSDRFQITIRGKMAHGSAPHYGVDAIVVAAEAINALQTIRSRMTNTRQPLVISIGTIQGGQRENIIAEKVVMGGTVRTYDAAFRDKVVEMMHRILKGITEAHGATYEMDYRIGYPSIINNEALVKATLPAFRRIVGEANVWEVIPGMGGEDFSYFAQVTPGFYFRLGVANEDKGIIHGAHTPMFDVDEDCLKVGVKVMSAAVCDFLAK is encoded by the coding sequence ATGAGCCTGAAAATCCTGCCGCTGCTGGTCATGGGTCTTGCGACTTCGGTCTGGGCCGACGAAGTCCGAGATGCTTTGTTTGCGCAATCGGTGGAAGAGATGTTTCCCAAGCTTGTCGAAACCAGACGGGACATTCACAGCCACCCCGAACTCTCCAATGAAGAGCACCGCACGGCCGCCTTGGTGGCCGACCGACTCAGAGCGCTCGGGCTGGACGTGCAAACCGGAGTCGCCAAGCACGGTGTGGTCGCCCTGTTAAAAGGAGGCCAGGAGGGCAAATGTGTGGCCGTGCGGGCGGATATGGATGCTCTCCCCATCAAAGAACTGCGAGCCGTGCCCTATCGCTCCCAAAACCCCGGCGTCATGCATGCCTGCGGTCATGATGTACATACCACTGTGGCTCTCGGCGTCGCTGAACTGCTGGCCAAACATCGCGACCAGATCAAAGGCAGCGTCAAATTCCTTTTTCAACCGGCGGAGGAAGCTATGCCTAACACCTACAAGAAGGATTGGGGTGCCAAGCTAATGGTCGCCGAAGGCGCGATGGACAATCCACGCCCCGATGCTGTTTTTGGGCTTCACTGTTCCACTTCAGTTTCTCCAGTCGGCCTGATCGATGACCAAACCCATTATCTCCAAGCGGGTCAACTCGCCTACACCATCGGCCCGGACAACGCCAACAGCGACCGCTTTCAAATCACCATCCGTGGCAAGATGGCCCACGGCTCCGCGCCTCACTACGGGGTGGATGCCATCGTCGTGGCCGCTGAGGCCATCAATGCCCTGCAAACCATCCGCAGCCGCATGACCAATACCCGCCAACCGTTGGTCATCAGCATCGGCACCATCCAGGGAGGTCAGCGGGAGAATATCATCGCGGAAAAAGTGGTGATGGGAGGCACGGTGAGGACCTATGATGCAGCCTTCCGCGATAAGGTCGTGGAAATGATGCACCGCATCCTCAAAGGCATCACCGAAGCGCACGGAGCCACCTATGAGATGGACTACCGCATCGGCTACCCCAGCATCATCAATAACGAAGCGCTCGTCAAAGCCACGCTTCCTGCGTTCAGGCGCATAGTGGGTGAGGCCAATGTCTGGGAAGTGATCCCAGGCATGGGCGGCGAGGACTTCTCCTACTTCGCCCAAGTCACCCCCGGTTTTTACTTTCGGTTAGGCGTCGCGAATGAAGATAAGGGCATCATCCATGGAGCGCATACGCCCATGTTCGATGTGGATGAAGACTGCCTCAAAGTTGGCGTGAAAGTCATGTCGGCCGCCGTGTGTGATTTTTTGGCCAAGTAG
- a CDS encoding polysaccharide deacetylase family protein, whose protein sequence is MALPALEQPAECRRENARRFVVSLLPGTAVVLLLTFGQWGWAAIVFWTVFAIIGYGSTIPSSRLFGPHVTELPEPQTQQNQVWITLDDGPDPVITPLLLDILDRHQAKAGFFLIGDRAQKHPDLVREIAKRGHLIGNHSQTHPSANFWILRPKRMWAEVAGCQKTLGEILGTPPTWFRPPVGHHNLFLSPPLRALGLTMAIWNCRGFDGVIQDPALILELIGKQLRPGSIILLHDAVPSGPDVLESTLKLIQARGLHPALPEIASPDTRA, encoded by the coding sequence ATGGCTTTGCCTGCGCTTGAGCAGCCTGCGGAATGTCGGCGTGAAAATGCGCGCCGATTCGTCGTCAGTTTGTTGCCGGGTACGGCTGTCGTCCTGCTTTTGACGTTCGGTCAATGGGGCTGGGCGGCTATCGTTTTTTGGACGGTTTTCGCCATCATTGGTTATGGCAGCACCATTCCTTCATCGCGGTTGTTCGGGCCGCATGTCACGGAATTACCGGAGCCGCAGACGCAGCAAAATCAGGTCTGGATCACCCTAGACGATGGGCCTGATCCAGTGATCACTCCTCTGCTTCTGGATATCTTGGATCGCCATCAAGCTAAGGCGGGTTTTTTCTTGATAGGAGATCGAGCTCAGAAGCACCCCGATCTCGTGCGGGAGATCGCCAAGCGTGGGCATTTGATTGGCAATCATAGCCAAACCCATCCATCCGCTAATTTTTGGATTTTGCGGCCCAAGCGGATGTGGGCGGAGGTGGCGGGTTGTCAAAAGACGCTCGGTGAGATTTTGGGAACGCCACCGACGTGGTTTCGCCCGCCTGTAGGGCATCACAATCTGTTTCTGTCTCCCCCCTTGCGTGCGCTCGGCCTGACAATGGCCATTTGGAATTGCCGGGGCTTCGATGGCGTGATCCAAGATCCGGCTTTGATTCTGGAGTTAATCGGGAAGCAATTACGTCCCGGCTCCATCATCCTCTTGCATGACGCCGTGCCGAGTGGTCCTGACGTGTTGGAGTCCACTTTGAAGCTGATCCAGGCACGAGGATTGCATCCAGCTTTGCCTGAGATTGCATCCCCCGATACACGCGCCTAG
- a CDS encoding cell division protein FtsZ, with protein sequence MVEYDRQSLREEPNKPALRTCIVGIGGAGSNVLDRITLDRTVDAQLVCMHTDIRVLGHAMAPTKIQLGAELMRGVGAGGDPDLGREAAMYSRDEIRQAIEGHDIVFICAGLGGGTGSGAAPVVAEIAKSTNSLVYITATMPFSFEGRRRLNQAEEALQQLQKRADALILFENNRMGELTLPKDGIQKAFAQADQLIAQSLRAVSTIVSMPGLVKLGLDDLTSALSTSNGRCLFGFGEARGQNRGTEALKRALKSPLIDQGRLLHQTKTLLVHIAGGETLTLMEVDAIMKQLGRHVPDHTHILFGVAVDAKLGETISVTLISSLGLAQLNTIAAAAPPANMLPLTDRPMPSMADAVAAPPAPAPAPKVRAPASRPTPPVAAAPAMSPAAPATSPSPVRAGPPPFEDSMDMLFKEDEIISQSSLTHLESQGSYKAEAPELFSESFAPAPAASVSAPVAPASVAAYTTAPAHNSPFPPAPAAEMVPEQPPVAYEEEEYYEEETQVVSSTYEPEPEPPAPEPAPAPAPVVRDRPRIEDFIQAAPPPPPQPQQPVSRPPTSPLAAVVARTNLPPEDMAYAPPPNMVMPKKLAGEAQSDLGFSNQDRGRFKDTEPALASGGEDLDVPTWMRLKRKLKR encoded by the coding sequence ATGGTTGAATACGATCGCCAATCGCTGCGAGAAGAGCCCAATAAACCCGCCCTCCGCACCTGCATCGTCGGCATCGGCGGCGCGGGTAGCAATGTTCTGGATCGCATCACCCTGGACCGCACGGTGGATGCGCAATTGGTGTGCATGCATACGGATATTCGTGTGCTCGGTCATGCCATGGCACCCACGAAGATTCAGCTCGGGGCTGAACTCATGCGGGGCGTCGGTGCCGGTGGTGATCCCGACCTTGGGCGTGAAGCGGCCATGTACTCCCGGGATGAAATCCGGCAGGCCATTGAAGGGCACGACATCGTCTTCATCTGCGCCGGTCTTGGCGGAGGAACCGGGTCGGGTGCCGCGCCCGTGGTCGCAGAAATTGCCAAATCCACCAATTCTCTGGTTTATATCACGGCGACCATGCCTTTCAGCTTTGAAGGTCGCCGCCGTCTCAATCAGGCTGAGGAAGCTTTGCAGCAGCTTCAAAAGCGTGCGGATGCGCTCATCCTCTTTGAAAATAATCGCATGGGGGAACTGACCCTGCCGAAGGATGGTATTCAGAAAGCCTTTGCTCAGGCGGATCAACTGATCGCTCAGAGCTTGCGCGCTGTTTCCACCATCGTCAGCATGCCAGGTCTCGTGAAGCTAGGTCTGGATGACCTCACCAGTGCTCTTAGTACCTCGAATGGTCGTTGCTTGTTCGGCTTCGGTGAGGCCCGTGGTCAGAACCGTGGCACGGAAGCTCTCAAGCGTGCACTCAAAAGTCCGCTTATCGATCAAGGCCGTCTCCTGCACCAGACTAAGACCCTGCTTGTGCACATCGCTGGTGGGGAGACGCTCACGCTCATGGAGGTGGATGCCATCATGAAGCAATTGGGCCGCCATGTGCCAGACCATACGCACATCCTGTTCGGGGTGGCTGTGGACGCTAAACTGGGAGAAACCATTTCCGTCACACTCATCAGTTCCTTGGGCCTCGCTCAGCTGAACACCATTGCTGCGGCTGCGCCGCCTGCCAACATGCTGCCACTGACGGATCGCCCCATGCCCAGCATGGCCGATGCTGTCGCAGCCCCACCGGCTCCTGCGCCTGCACCGAAAGTTCGTGCCCCGGCTTCTCGCCCGACACCCCCTGTCGCTGCAGCTCCAGCCATGTCCCCGGCTGCTCCTGCCACATCGCCAAGCCCAGTTCGCGCCGGTCCTCCGCCTTTCGAAGACTCCATGGACATGTTGTTCAAGGAGGATGAAATCATCTCTCAATCTTCGCTGACCCATTTGGAATCTCAGGGCAGTTATAAGGCCGAAGCGCCTGAGCTTTTCTCTGAAAGTTTCGCTCCTGCTCCCGCTGCTTCGGTTTCGGCCCCCGTGGCTCCTGCCTCGGTGGCAGCTTACACGACTGCTCCAGCCCACAACTCACCTTTCCCACCTGCGCCTGCGGCTGAGATGGTGCCTGAGCAGCCTCCGGTCGCCTACGAGGAAGAGGAGTATTACGAAGAAGAGACGCAAGTGGTGAGCAGCACCTATGAGCCGGAGCCTGAACCTCCTGCTCCCGAGCCAGCCCCAGCCCCGGCTCCTGTTGTGCGCGATCGTCCGCGCATCGAAGACTTTATCCAGGCTGCACCGCCTCCGCCTCCGCAGCCCCAGCAGCCCGTTTCTCGTCCTCCGACATCGCCTTTGGCTGCGGTCGTGGCACGTACCAATCTTCCGCCGGAAGACATGGCTTACGCACCACCGCCTAACATGGTGATGCCGAAGAAGCTGGCAGGTGAAGCTCAATCGGATCTGGGTTTCTCCAACCAAGATCGTGGGCGTTTCAAAGACACGGAGCCCGCGTTGGCCTCTGGGGGTGAAGACCTGGATGTGCCGACATGGATGCGCCTGAAACGGAAGCTGAAGCGCTAG
- the ftsA gene encoding cell division protein FtsA: MAKTTIYAGLEIGTSKICVVVGEAKRDGTIKILGVGTAPSRGVRKGEIVDFDTVHTCLNDALVRAEDYSDVMIRNVFLGVSGGHIESVNNRGCYRLPADQSEITEDDVEEVKEIARNVPAPQDSISMHSVTRQYIVDGVEAVRQPIGRQARQLEADYHIVHGSLPRIQNSIKCVKEVPLEVEDVVFNGIAAAQVVLNREAKREGALMIDLGGGTADFVLYEDGMLTISGCVPLGGDHISQDIAMALQIPHGRAEALKITEGSCVYEDVPPGDMVRVEDDTGYVLGEVERAFLNEVIYLRVREILEQVHQRCEGHIGRLAAGVYLTGGSSLLKGIDVVAREVFGMKVTRAGSAPVSGVTATFENPQFSAPIGLIRYAQILDQEKPFLSPLKRLAHRMADLLSVAI, encoded by the coding sequence ATGGCGAAGACCACCATCTATGCAGGCCTGGAAATCGGCACCAGCAAGATCTGCGTCGTCGTCGGCGAGGCAAAGCGTGATGGCACCATCAAGATTCTGGGTGTCGGCACGGCCCCTTCCCGCGGCGTTCGCAAAGGCGAAATCGTGGACTTTGATACAGTCCATACCTGTCTGAATGATGCCCTCGTGCGGGCTGAGGATTATAGCGATGTGATGATCCGCAATGTCTTCCTGGGCGTTAGTGGTGGACACATCGAGAGCGTGAATAACCGGGGATGTTACCGGCTGCCAGCCGATCAATCGGAAATCACCGAAGATGATGTGGAAGAGGTGAAGGAGATTGCTCGGAATGTGCCTGCGCCTCAGGACAGCATCTCCATGCACAGCGTGACCCGCCAATACATCGTGGATGGAGTCGAGGCCGTGCGACAGCCGATCGGCCGCCAAGCCCGCCAACTGGAGGCGGACTATCACATTGTCCATGGCAGTCTGCCGCGGATTCAGAATTCGATCAAATGCGTCAAAGAAGTGCCTTTGGAAGTCGAAGACGTGGTCTTCAACGGTATCGCCGCAGCCCAAGTCGTCTTGAATCGCGAAGCGAAGCGGGAAGGGGCTTTGATGATCGATTTAGGCGGAGGCACGGCTGACTTTGTGCTGTATGAAGATGGCATGCTCACCATCTCAGGCTGCGTGCCACTGGGCGGAGATCACATTAGCCAAGATATTGCCATGGCTCTCCAGATCCCCCACGGCAGAGCTGAGGCCCTGAAAATCACTGAAGGAAGCTGCGTGTATGAAGACGTCCCGCCTGGGGACATGGTGCGTGTGGAGGACGACACGGGCTATGTGCTGGGCGAGGTGGAGCGCGCTTTCCTGAATGAGGTGATCTACCTGCGAGTGAGAGAAATCTTGGAGCAGGTTCACCAGAGGTGTGAGGGGCACATCGGGCGTCTTGCAGCAGGAGTTTATCTCACAGGTGGCTCTAGCCTGCTAAAAGGTATTGACGTAGTGGCCCGGGAAGTGTTTGGAATGAAGGTAACGCGGGCCGGGTCAGCTCCCGTCAGTGGCGTCACTGCCACTTTCGAGAATCCTCAATTCTCCGCGCCCATCGGTCTCATTCGCTATGCGCAGATCTTGGATCAAGAAAAGCCATTCCTCTCCCCGCTTAAACGGCTGGCGCATCGGATGGCTGACCTCTTGTCCGTGGCCATCTGA
- the rph gene encoding ribonuclease PH codes for MPRHDGRAADQLRSIDYVLDIAPHATASVLIAFGNTRVICAATIQDEVPRWMKVQNVQGGWLTAEYSMLPYSTLDRKDRDSSKGRPDGRSIEIQRLIGRSLRAVVDLKKLGQRTLSIDCDVLQADGGTRTASITGACIAASIAFNRLLEKGKITQQPMTKKVAAISAGILRGEALLDLCYVEDRDADVDCNLVLTDTGDFVEIQGSGEEATFTQAQMDAMLAVGRKGIAELCAIQQQAIESAMKPAEAKDLQKLAAFFGKK; via the coding sequence ATGCCCAGACACGACGGCCGAGCCGCTGACCAACTCCGTTCCATCGATTACGTTCTTGATATCGCACCGCATGCCACGGCCTCGGTGTTGATTGCCTTCGGGAACACTCGTGTGATTTGCGCTGCCACCATTCAGGATGAAGTCCCGCGTTGGATGAAGGTGCAGAATGTCCAGGGTGGCTGGCTGACTGCAGAATATTCGATGTTGCCGTACTCCACGCTGGATCGCAAAGATCGCGATAGCAGCAAGGGCCGTCCCGATGGACGTAGCATTGAGATTCAGCGCCTGATAGGCCGCAGCCTGCGTGCCGTGGTGGATCTGAAGAAGCTGGGGCAAAGAACGCTGAGCATCGATTGCGATGTGCTTCAGGCCGATGGCGGCACGCGCACGGCTTCCATCACGGGTGCTTGCATTGCGGCTTCCATCGCCTTCAATCGCTTGCTGGAAAAAGGTAAGATCACCCAGCAGCCGATGACCAAGAAAGTGGCCGCGATCAGTGCCGGTATTCTGAGAGGCGAGGCCCTGCTGGATCTCTGCTATGTCGAAGACCGGGATGCCGATGTGGACTGCAATCTGGTGCTGACGGACACGGGTGATTTTGTGGAGATCCAAGGCAGTGGTGAAGAAGCGACCTTCACTCAAGCTCAAATGGATGCCATGCTCGCAGTCGGTCGCAAGGGCATCGCGGAGCTTTGCGCGATTCAGCAACAGGCTATCGAGAGTGCGATGAAGCCTGCCGAAGCCAAGGACCTGCAAAAGCTGGCGGCCTTCTTTGGTAAGAAATAA
- a CDS encoding amidohydrolase family protein: MNRRQWIQSAFAGSLSIATSNSLGQAIKPSRVIDTHTHFYDPRRPQGVPWPKENTPLYRTVLPPDWMALAEPLGIRETIVVEASPWVEDNQWILDLASNHACIIGFVGNLDPNDPAFRSNLKRFSATPIFRGVRWRGDLVKLDASQDQVLSGARSLAEHDLELDLNGPSSTLPQVEKLAQAIPSLRIVINHVGGAGDPQKLKPEWQAHIQAVAQCPNVFMKVSGMPEQTRPEDGNTPQDLSYYLPVLEHLWSHFGPDRLIYGSNWPVSDRGLPYASVFKLVSDFFQSKGAEATEKYFWRNSQTAYRWKERT, encoded by the coding sequence ATGAATCGACGTCAATGGATCCAATCTGCATTTGCCGGAAGCCTGTCGATAGCCACCTCAAACAGCCTCGGTCAAGCGATCAAGCCTTCGCGCGTGATCGATACCCACACGCACTTTTATGATCCTCGCCGCCCCCAAGGTGTGCCCTGGCCCAAGGAAAACACCCCGCTTTATCGCACCGTCCTGCCTCCAGATTGGATGGCCTTAGCCGAACCCCTCGGGATCCGAGAGACCATCGTCGTGGAAGCCAGCCCTTGGGTCGAAGACAACCAATGGATTTTAGACCTCGCATCAAACCATGCGTGCATCATCGGCTTTGTCGGCAATCTCGATCCGAATGATCCAGCATTTAGGTCTAACTTGAAGCGCTTCTCGGCCACCCCCATCTTCCGAGGCGTCCGCTGGCGTGGTGATTTGGTGAAGCTGGATGCCAGTCAGGATCAAGTTCTCTCAGGTGCCCGATCACTAGCTGAGCATGATCTTGAGTTGGATCTTAACGGCCCATCTTCGACTCTGCCTCAGGTGGAAAAACTGGCCCAGGCCATCCCCTCTTTGCGTATTGTGATCAATCATGTCGGAGGTGCAGGAGATCCGCAAAAACTGAAGCCGGAGTGGCAGGCCCATATTCAAGCGGTCGCTCAATGTCCGAATGTCTTCATGAAAGTTTCAGGGATGCCGGAACAAACTCGCCCTGAAGATGGCAATACACCTCAGGACCTCTCATATTATCTGCCTGTGCTGGAGCATCTCTGGTCCCACTTTGGTCCGGATCGCCTCATTTATGGCAGCAATTGGCCGGTTTCAGACCGGGGCTTACCCTACGCGTCGGTTTTCAAATTGGTCTCTGACTTCTTCCAATCGAAAGGGGCCGAGGCCACTGAAAAATACTTTTGGCGAAACTCACAGACCGCCTATCGCTGGAAAGAACGCACCTAA
- a CDS encoding polyphosphate kinase 2 family protein, with protein sequence MKLKIDLGAFRVPNHKKFNIAKAKTKIKDLYLDNGHYETLIAQFREEIDDLQQKMYAQDRQAMLLVFQAMDAAGKDSTIKHVMSGVNIQGVEVHSFKRPTSAELDHDFMWRTNRVMPQRGRIGIFNRSYYEEVLCCRVHPEIVTQIQRLPAKTTKNLDTLFADRLRDIRNMEEYSHRNGIRIVKFFLNVSKAEQKKRFLARIDTPSKNWKFEEGDVKERGFWKEYMHAYEDAIRKTATEDCPWYVVPADDKKNMRLIVSAAILHEMQDMKLKYPELPAEQKAHLTVAKKMLLEEKD encoded by the coding sequence ATGAAACTCAAGATCGATCTGGGTGCCTTCCGCGTGCCGAATCACAAGAAATTCAATATCGCAAAGGCAAAGACCAAGATCAAAGATCTGTATCTGGACAATGGTCACTATGAAACTTTGATCGCCCAGTTCCGGGAAGAAATCGATGATCTCCAGCAAAAGATGTATGCCCAGGATCGACAAGCCATGCTGCTCGTCTTTCAAGCCATGGATGCGGCGGGCAAGGACAGCACCATCAAGCATGTGATGAGCGGCGTGAACATCCAAGGCGTGGAGGTGCATAGTTTCAAACGCCCCACGAGTGCGGAATTGGATCACGACTTCATGTGGCGCACCAATCGCGTCATGCCTCAGCGAGGACGCATTGGCATCTTTAACCGCAGCTATTATGAGGAGGTGCTTTGCTGCCGTGTACACCCTGAGATTGTCACGCAGATTCAGCGTCTCCCTGCTAAGACCACCAAAAATCTGGACACCCTCTTTGCGGATCGCCTCAGGGACATCCGCAACATGGAGGAATACAGCCACCGTAACGGCATCCGGATCGTAAAGTTCTTCCTCAATGTATCCAAGGCTGAACAGAAGAAACGCTTCCTCGCTCGTATCGATACCCCCAGCAAAAACTGGAAGTTCGAAGAAGGCGATGTGAAAGAGCGCGGCTTCTGGAAGGAATACATGCACGCTTATGAGGATGCGATCCGCAAGACCGCCACTGAGGACTGCCCTTGGTATGTGGTGCCTGCGGACGATAAGAAAAACATGCGCCTCATCGTCAGTGCTGCCATTCTGCATGAAATGCAGGACATGAAGCTTAAATACCCTGAGCTACCCGCCGAACAAAAAGCACATTTAACCGTCGCTAAAAAAATGCTGCTTGAAGAGAAAGACTGA